A single Triticum dicoccoides isolate Atlit2015 ecotype Zavitan chromosome 2A, WEW_v2.0, whole genome shotgun sequence DNA region contains:
- the LOC119358859 gene encoding uncharacterized protein LOC119358859 yields MDRFQDGHHVRLRSRVSRTYLHAADDGVGVTLHERRASMNAAWAVHIYHGDDSPYLLFHSAAYGRYLAATATPARLGHRGLRAELRDYDQPGVEAVMWQAVGSGFADDVVLLRNVGGRYLRANGRYIRWNAGVSVDNSFSSMMYWVVEPIPATEDMPALPAPPPNPPYGYLLGVIHLEPERLIRFVRAQDDGHYPEDPEDEGWQQFWFRGTSAFRLRDDLGFLVGAGVYYPDIAMCVRAGRYGRLTPLVVDLPDGGYGDTLEIVVFLADTPAYNELRHPDVHAE; encoded by the exons ATGGACCGCTTCCAGGACGGGCACCACGTGCGGCTGCGGAGCCGCGTGTCGCGCACCTACCTCCACGCCGCCGACGACGGGGTGGGCGTCACGCTCCACGAGCGCCGCGCCTCCATGAACGCTGCGTGGGCGGTGCACATCTACCACGGCGACGACAGCCCTTACCTGCTCTTCCACAGCGCCGCCTACGGCCGCTACCTCGCCGCCACGGCCACGCCGGCGAGGCTCGGCCACCGGGGCCTCCGCGCGGAGCTGCGCGACTACGACCAGCCGGGCGTGGAGGCCGTCATGTGGCAAGCCGTGGGGTCGGGCTTCGCGGACGACGTCGTGCTGCTCCGCAACGTCGGCGGCCGCTACCTCCGCGCCAACGGCAGGTACATCCGCTGGAACGCCGGCGTCAGCGTCGACAACAGCTTCAGCTCCATGATGTACTGGGTCGTCGAGCCCATTCCCGCCACAGAGGACATGCCTGCCCTTCCTGCCCCGCCTCCG AATCCCCCATACGGATACCTCCTCGGGGTCATCCACCTGGAGCCGGAACGGCTGATCCGGTTCGTGCGGGCGCAAGACGACGGGCACTACCCCGAGGACCCCGAGGACGAAGGCTGGCAGCAGTTCTGGTTCAGGGGGACGTCCGCGTTTCGCCTGAGGGACGACCTGGGGTTCCTCGTCGGCGCCGGCGTGTACTATCCGGACATCGCCATGTGCGTCCGAGCGGGCCGCTACGGGAGGCTGACCCCGCTCGTCGTCGACCTACCCGACGGCGGCTATGGCGACACCCTCGAGATTGTCGTCTTCCTGGCCGACACCCCTG CCTACAATGAGCTGCGACACCCAGATGTCCACGCGGAGTAG